One Cellulomonas taurus genomic region harbors:
- a CDS encoding IS5 family transposase (programmed frameshift), translating to MLVASSSRSQVFSDKQWARIEPLLPSNEGRQGRPFRDSRRVVEGIAYRYRTGIAWRDLPREKFGPWQTAWKRHRRYAEDGTWDRVMTRLIAEADAAGEVDWTVSVDATIARAHQHATNTTRPEQDTGGTANHTELNEEFVHSPLGGHREPAGHGIGRSRGGLSTKIHHVVDGRGRPLAAVVTGGQRNDGAMLIEVLADVRAPRLGPGRPRTTPDAVLADRAYATGPIRAHLRARGIKVVIPEKKDSSAARARRGSAGGRPPKFDAESFRRRNVVERSFALLKQWRALATRYDKLAITYRAAVVMAACITWSRV from the exons TTGCTGGTGGCGTCGTCTTCGCGGTCTCAGGTGTTCTCCGATAAGCAGTGGGCTCGGATCGAGCCGTTGCTGCCTTCGAACGAAGGTCGTCAGGGTCGTCCGTTCCGAGACAGTCGACGAGTGGTCGAGGGCATCGCCTACCGGTACCGCACCGGGATCGCGTGGCGTGACCTGCCTCGCGAGAAGTTCGGCCCCTGGCAGACGGCCTGGAAGCGACACCGCCGCTACGCCGAGGACGGGACCTGGGACCGAGTCATGACCCGGTTGATCGCTGAGGCCGACGCCGCCGGCGAGGTCGACTGGACGGTATCGGTCGATGCCACGATCGCTCGGGCCCACCAGCACGCGACGAACACCACCCGCCCGGAGCAGGACACAGGGGGCACG GCGAATCACACCGAGCTCAATGAGGAGTTCGTCCACAGCCCGCTTGGTGGTCACCGCGAACCCGCCGGTCACGGCATCGGGAGGTCTCGCGGCGGACTGAGCACGAAGATCCACCATGTTGTGGACGGACGCGGCAGGCCGCTGGCCGCGGTCGTCACCGGCGGACAGCGTAACGACGGTGCGATGTTGATCGAGGTCTTGGCGGACGTCAGGGCCCCGCGCCTGGGACCGGGTCGACCGCGCACGACGCCCGATGCGGTCCTGGCCGACCGCGCCTATGCCACGGGCCCGATTCGTGCCCACCTGCGTGCCCGTGGGATCAAGGTCGTGATCCCGGAGAAGAAGGACTCCAGCGCTGCCCGCGCGCGCCGCGGATCGGCGGGCGGACGCCCGCCGAAGTTCGATGCCGAGTCCTTCAGACGCCGCAACGTGGTCGAACGGTCCTTCGCCCTGCTTAAGCAATGGCGTGCTCTAGCCACCCGCTACGACAAGCTCGCCATCACCTACCGCGCCGCAGTCGTCATGGCCGCCTGCATCACGTGGTCACGGGTTTAG
- a CDS encoding nuclear transport factor 2 family protein yields MDTTRDLVQRHIDSFNAGDADGLLADFAPDATWVTGDYAVPAGELRSFFEGAMRSIRPRLSLVRTIADGEAVAVEMTEMWTHDDVTKRASLIAVFDLAAGRIKKAKIYREGSADA; encoded by the coding sequence GTGGACACCACGCGCGATCTCGTTCAGCGACACATCGACTCCTTCAACGCGGGAGACGCGGACGGTCTTCTGGCTGACTTCGCACCTGACGCCACCTGGGTCACCGGGGACTACGCGGTGCCTGCTGGTGAGCTTCGCTCGTTCTTCGAGGGGGCAATGCGCTCGATCAGGCCGCGTCTGAGCTTGGTCAGGACAATCGCCGATGGGGAGGCAGTCGCTGTTGAGATGACCGAGATGTGGACCCACGACGATGTGACCAAGCGTGCGTCCCTGATCGCCGTGTTCGACCTGGCGGCCGGTCGGATCAAGAAGGCGAAGATCTATCGGGAAGGCTCGGCGGACGCCTAG